From a region of the Schistocerca nitens isolate TAMUIC-IGC-003100 chromosome 8, iqSchNite1.1, whole genome shotgun sequence genome:
- the LOC126199392 gene encoding translation initiation factor IF-2-like translates to MVRGKPSSNVVTACRAPRRDETGYSARAGARWRRVERGDAAGSALHRGRAQTGGAQAGGPARPRPRPDPSPSRRPRPPPRDPAGPGPRPLAPRARHARGRRRANGRWRPAVGRASRPRRAARASRLTTCHRSGAPLAPRRPPTHVDAAALPSPAQAPRPPPLPLSPPSGEKLRCHVKCRFRTSIVMTE, encoded by the coding sequence ATGGTGCGCGGGAAGCCTAGCTCCAACGTGGTGACCGCGTGCCGGGCGCCGCGACGAGACGAGACGGGTTACAGCGCTCGGGCTGGGGCGCGCTGGCGGCGTGTGGAGCGTGGCGACGCAGCTGGGTCCGCACTGCACCGCGGTCGCGCGCAGACTGGCGGGGCGCAGGCGGGCGGGCCGGCGCGGCCGCGGCCGCGACCTGACCCCTCCCCCTCCCGGCGGCCGCGCCCCCCACCACGCGACCCGGCTGGCCCGGGGCCCCGCCCCCTGGCACCGCGGGCGCGCCACGCCAGAGGTCGCCGCCGCGCCAATGGCAGGTGGCGGCCCGCGGTGGGCCGGGCCAGCCGCCCGCGGCGCGCGGCACGCGCCTCGCGCCTCACGACCTGCCATCGCTCCGGCGCGCCACTGGCGCCGCGGCGCCCGCCGACGCACGTCGACGCCGCGGCGCTGCCGTCGCCGGCGCAAGCGCCGCGCCCGCCGCCATTGCCGCTCTCTCCTCCGAGTGGGGAAAAATTGCGTTGCCACGTCAAATGTCGCTTCCGTACGTCGATCGTAATGACAGAGTGA